The following coding sequences lie in one Planctomycetota bacterium genomic window:
- a CDS encoding c-type cytochrome: protein MDRFSARVLLLLSAFWVVVISAPAAENEPFIPRRQSKPPGPALSPADAIKQMTVPEGFKVELVASEPDIVNPVAMTFDERGRIWITESFEYPRSSAGPGRDRVKVLEDTDSDGRVDKVTVFAEGLNIPSGIAVGAGGVWVANAPDILFLQDTDGDGRADKQEVVVTGFGRADTHELPNSLTWGPDGWLYGLNGVFNPSVVENQGKKYEFTCALFRIHPRTRKFELFCEGTSNPWGVAWDVEGSAFVSACVIDHLWHLVETGYYHRQGGPYPPFTWKIESIVKHKHQMAAYCGLHYYDSDAYPEQYRQKLYMGNIHGGCINSDRLERKGSTYEGKPEPDFLTANDVWFMPVVQKTGPDGCLYILDWYDRYHCYQDARHDPEGIDRLKGRLYRVRYQDTPRAKPFDMSKESDDELIARLSSGNDLYRDLARRVLWERATPEIKTKLEQLVLDFSRPTRERLLALWARIACGPLPEEFNAMLLVGIDSNPSFAAWGVRAAAQGDTPEKIRLIAVGMIEGTKSPDILLQLAAGSRKLARNDTEAILILMQVASQPFDDPLIPHIVWQNLYPLLENKDAQFSFLGQLKYRTNDFDPRSALVAIVPRAFDKLLSNENADPRLYAKFLDLRALGPQGEKLAGRCVAILASKIQSGEISGNRSARLRSTILPGLAGASSDKNDLWIEEVILGATWGDSDALAVAHSFLTNEGNTLAKGQVAHDRQLQALRALIAGRGQSYLKPIAGILTRKETTLNLKRGMIEALGRSHDDAVADVVLAAYPQLEPELQPQVIELLTQRPTWSRALLKAVEAKQIAASAVNVNQVRQLQALKDPELAKFVAATWGTVRIERNPNRERVVTDMRNYLRGAKGDPHAGVAVFQKLCGQCHKLYGQGQEVGPDITVNGRSSLEQLLSNVFDPSLVIGGAYLARTVITTDGRVLTGLVAEDNAQRVVLKLQGGKLETIARGDIDEMDVSKLSLMPEGVEKLLNKQELADLFAYLMLDKPPTDPTAKRLPDTAAPSK, encoded by the coding sequence ATGGATCGATTCTCTGCGCGCGTCTTGCTACTCCTAAGTGCCTTTTGGGTCGTGGTGATCTCGGCCCCAGCGGCCGAGAACGAGCCGTTCATCCCGCGCCGGCAGTCCAAGCCCCCCGGGCCGGCGCTGTCGCCGGCCGACGCGATCAAGCAGATGACCGTCCCCGAGGGGTTCAAAGTCGAACTGGTCGCGTCGGAACCCGATATCGTCAACCCGGTGGCCATGACGTTCGACGAGCGCGGACGCATTTGGATCACCGAGAGCTTCGAGTATCCGCGCTCGTCGGCCGGGCCGGGGCGCGACCGCGTGAAGGTGCTCGAAGACACCGATAGCGACGGCCGCGTCGACAAGGTGACTGTTTTCGCCGAAGGGCTGAACATTCCCTCGGGCATTGCCGTCGGCGCCGGCGGCGTCTGGGTCGCCAACGCACCGGACATTCTCTTCCTGCAAGACACTGACGGGGACGGCCGGGCCGACAAGCAGGAAGTTGTCGTCACGGGCTTTGGCCGCGCCGACACTCACGAGCTGCCCAACTCGCTCACCTGGGGACCCGATGGCTGGCTCTATGGCCTGAACGGCGTATTCAACCCGTCGGTCGTCGAGAACCAAGGAAAGAAGTACGAGTTCACCTGCGCGCTGTTCCGCATCCATCCCCGGACGCGCAAGTTTGAACTGTTCTGCGAAGGGACGAGCAACCCGTGGGGCGTGGCCTGGGACGTTGAAGGAAGCGCGTTCGTCAGCGCTTGCGTGATCGATCACCTTTGGCACCTGGTCGAGACCGGCTATTACCACCGCCAAGGGGGACCATATCCGCCATTCACTTGGAAGATCGAATCGATCGTCAAGCACAAGCACCAGATGGCGGCTTACTGTGGCCTGCATTACTACGACAGCGACGCCTACCCCGAGCAGTATCGCCAGAAGCTGTACATGGGGAACATCCACGGCGGCTGCATTAACAGCGATCGCTTGGAGCGGAAGGGCTCGACGTACGAAGGGAAGCCCGAGCCGGACTTTTTGACGGCGAACGATGTCTGGTTCATGCCGGTGGTGCAAAAGACCGGGCCGGATGGCTGCCTGTACATTCTGGATTGGTACGACCGGTATCACTGTTACCAGGACGCGCGGCACGATCCCGAAGGGATCGACCGACTGAAGGGACGTCTGTACCGCGTGCGCTACCAGGACACGCCGCGGGCCAAGCCGTTCGACATGAGCAAGGAAAGCGACGATGAGTTGATCGCGCGCTTGAGCAGCGGCAATGACTTGTACCGCGACCTGGCGCGCCGGGTGCTCTGGGAGCGGGCGACGCCGGAAATCAAGACCAAGCTGGAACAGTTGGTCCTGGATTTTTCCAGGCCCACCAGGGAACGCCTGCTGGCGCTTTGGGCTCGCATCGCTTGTGGACCATTGCCCGAGGAATTCAATGCGATGTTGCTCGTGGGCATCGACAGTAACCCTTCATTCGCGGCCTGGGGCGTACGCGCCGCAGCGCAAGGCGACACCCCCGAGAAGATTCGCTTGATAGCCGTGGGGATGATCGAAGGTACAAAGTCCCCTGACATTTTGCTCCAACTGGCGGCAGGCTCGCGAAAATTGGCTAGGAATGACACGGAGGCTATCTTGATTTTGATGCAAGTGGCAAGCCAGCCGTTTGATGACCCACTCATACCACATATCGTTTGGCAAAACCTTTATCCGCTACTTGAAAACAAGGACGCTCAATTCAGTTTTCTCGGCCAACTGAAATACCGAACAAATGATTTTGACCCACGATCGGCGTTGGTCGCAATCGTCCCACGTGCGTTTGATAAACTGCTAAGCAACGAGAATGCCGACCCGAGACTTTATGCAAAGTTCCTGGATCTTCGCGCGCTTGGTCCCCAAGGCGAGAAGCTTGCCGGTCGATGCGTGGCGATCCTTGCGTCGAAGATTCAGTCGGGTGAAATCTCCGGCAATCGGAGTGCGCGGTTGCGAAGCACAATCCTGCCCGGTCTGGCTGGTGCATCCTCGGACAAAAATGATCTCTGGATCGAAGAAGTGATCCTGGGCGCAACGTGGGGCGACTCCGATGCCTTGGCCGTTGCCCATAGCTTTCTCACAAACGAGGGGAACACGCTGGCGAAGGGCCAAGTGGCCCACGATCGTCAGCTTCAAGCACTCCGCGCGTTGATCGCCGGTAGAGGCCAAAGCTATCTCAAGCCAATAGCTGGCATCCTCACGAGGAAAGAGACAACACTTAACCTCAAGCGCGGCATGATCGAAGCCCTCGGTCGCTCGCACGATGACGCCGTGGCTGACGTAGTATTGGCGGCTTACCCGCAACTTGAACCCGAGCTACAGCCGCAGGTGATCGAGCTGCTGACCCAGCGGCCGACTTGGAGTCGTGCGCTGCTCAAGGCGGTCGAAGCCAAGCAAATCGCCGCTAGCGCGGTCAACGTCAATCAGGTTCGCCAGTTGCAAGCCCTGAAAGATCCCGAGTTGGCCAAGTTCGTCGCCGCCACCTGGGGCACCGTGCGGATCGAACGCAACCCGAACCGTGAACGCGTCGTCACCGACATGCGCAACTACCTGCGCGGCGCCAAGGGTGACCCGCACGCCGGCGTGGCGGTCTTTCAAAAGCTCTGCGGCCAGTGCCACAAGCTGTACGGCCAGGGTCAGGAAGTCGGCCCCGACATCACGGTGAATGGCCGTAGTTCGCTCGAGCAGCTCCTGTCGAACGTGTTTGACCCGAGCCTGGTCATCGGCGGCGCGTACTTGGCCCGCACGGTCATCACCACCGACGGGCGTGTGCTGACCGGGCTGGTGGCCGAGGACAACGCCCAGCGCGTCGTCCTCAAGCTGCAAGGGGGCAAGCTCGAAACCATCGCCCGCGGCGACATCGACGAAATGGACGTCAGCAAGCTATCGCTGATGCCCGAGGGTGTCGAGAAGCTATTGAACAAGCAAGAGCTGGCCGACCTGTTCGCGTACCTGATGCTCGACAAGCCGCCAACCGACCCGACGGCCAAACGACTGCCCGACACGGCCGCGCCGAGCAAGTGA
- a CDS encoding DUF2339 domain-containing protein: MLAALLVLALIASGPIALIVLMSRSRRQASLERRFAQLEARLARWEQGAPPIHLPATPSALAETLPETPILQPSPAPAAEEPVMAEILPAATPAWQPSYASPAASASSDGTSLEMFIGRRALGWVAVIVLLFATGFFLRYAFENQWIGPMGRVSLGMAAGVALVAYGYQQFRRGWVIFSRMMTAGGLVLLYLSTFSAFGFYHLLPQRDAGIFLFLVVAEGALLALAYDAWPIALMAVCGGLLTPMLMHTDQDQYQSLFTYLLVLNVGTVALLLRRRWPAVGTVSLLGTQVLFWAWYGDSYHPEKLAWALGFQFALYMLYLAHQVLVSFVRRQAADWEETARVVVNAGLWFWGAFVLLEPKYHGWMGTLAVAMALVYTLAARAEFSLRAPGRLLLATISLGFAFIAVAVGLEANTRWIACGWAVEAALLWWFGLRIERVSLRLMGIGLACLSLLRVFATLDDTAVHTVRLLVLNHNTLPALATVACLIVAIAAGGARLNRLLREEQVIMGLGFVGCLLMVMGIETADLVRYFDEQHADSLLASMSVSTWWAVYATALLVIGFLVRRPVLRWTALGVYTLTLGKVFLLDMAGLDQIYRIVAFFVLAILLGAAAWAYQRFQPDHAAASKLAKET, encoded by the coding sequence ATGCTGGCAGCTTTGCTGGTTCTGGCGCTGATCGCCTCGGGGCCAATCGCGCTCATCGTTTTGATGTCGCGCAGCCGGCGGCAGGCCAGCCTGGAACGTCGTTTCGCCCAACTCGAAGCGCGCCTGGCCCGGTGGGAACAAGGCGCGCCGCCAATTCATTTGCCGGCTACGCCCTCCGCACTGGCTGAAACGCTTCCCGAGACGCCGATTCTTCAGCCATCGCCAGCGCCGGCCGCCGAAGAGCCGGTGATGGCCGAAATCTTGCCGGCCGCCACGCCCGCCTGGCAGCCCAGCTATGCGTCCCCCGCGGCTAGCGCGTCGTCCGATGGCACCAGCCTCGAAATGTTCATCGGCCGCCGCGCCCTCGGTTGGGTGGCGGTGATCGTGTTGCTGTTCGCCACCGGGTTCTTCTTGCGCTACGCCTTCGAGAACCAGTGGATTGGCCCGATGGGGCGCGTGTCGTTGGGAATGGCGGCCGGCGTCGCCCTGGTCGCGTATGGCTATCAACAGTTCCGCCGTGGCTGGGTGATCTTCTCGCGAATGATGACGGCGGGCGGTTTGGTGCTACTCTACCTTTCGACGTTCAGCGCGTTCGGCTTTTATCATCTGCTGCCGCAGCGTGACGCCGGCATCTTTTTGTTCCTCGTCGTGGCCGAGGGGGCGCTGTTGGCGCTGGCGTATGACGCTTGGCCGATTGCGCTGATGGCGGTGTGCGGCGGGTTGCTGACGCCGATGCTGATGCACACCGACCAGGATCAATACCAGTCGCTGTTCACCTATTTGCTGGTGTTGAACGTGGGTACGGTGGCGCTGCTGTTGCGGCGGCGCTGGCCCGCGGTGGGGACCGTGTCGCTGCTGGGAACCCAGGTGTTGTTCTGGGCCTGGTACGGTGACAGCTACCATCCCGAGAAGCTGGCCTGGGCGCTCGGCTTCCAGTTCGCCCTGTACATGCTTTATTTGGCACATCAGGTGCTGGTCAGCTTCGTGCGCCGACAAGCCGCCGATTGGGAAGAGACAGCCCGAGTGGTGGTAAACGCCGGGCTCTGGTTCTGGGGGGCGTTCGTGCTGCTGGAGCCCAAGTATCACGGGTGGATGGGAACACTGGCCGTCGCGATGGCGCTAGTCTACACCTTGGCCGCTCGGGCCGAGTTCTCACTGAGGGCGCCTGGCCGGCTGCTGCTCGCCACCATCTCGCTCGGCTTTGCGTTCATTGCCGTAGCCGTGGGGCTGGAAGCGAACACGCGCTGGATCGCCTGTGGCTGGGCCGTCGAAGCCGCCCTGCTCTGGTGGTTCGGCTTGCGTATCGAACGAGTGTCGCTGCGTTTGATGGGCATCGGCCTGGCATGTCTGTCGTTGCTGCGTGTCTTTGCCACGTTGGACGACACCGCGGTCCATACCGTGCGACTGCTCGTGCTTAATCACAACACTTTGCCGGCATTGGCAACGGTGGCCTGTTTGATTGTTGCCATCGCCGCGGGGGGCGCGCGATTGAACCGCTTGCTCCGCGAAGAGCAAGTCATTATGGGGCTCGGCTTTGTCGGTTGCTTGTTGATGGTGATGGGGATCGAAACGGCCGACCTGGTCCGTTATTTCGACGAGCAGCATGCCGATTCGCTGTTGGCCAGTATGTCGGTTTCGACCTGGTGGGCGGTCTATGCGACGGCACTATTGGTGATTGGCTTCCTGGTGCGGCGGCCGGTGCTGCGTTGGACGGCGCTGGGCGTCTATACCCTGACGTTGGGCAAGGTCTTTCTGCTCGATATGGCCGGCCTCGATCAGATCTATCGGATCGTGGCCTTCTTTGTGTTGGCAATTCTGCTCGGGGCTGCGGCTTGGGCGTATCAGCGCTTTCAGCCTGATCATGCGGCGGCCTCGAAGTTGGCGAAGGAGACGTAA
- a CDS encoding DUF1501 domain-containing protein gives MLRFFGSVNQSGSLARREVLRLGGLAGLAALQPNLTRAAEAASPPRWPGFGRAKSVLLVYTSGGQSQLETWDPKPDAPEGIRSQFAPIQTAVPGVLFGEHTPRLARLADRFTVVRSLSHDDLDHGSATYLALTGRMHRRKSSNPPPSPIDDPTYGAVLRRVRPSDRFPYDAVYLNGPAQVPVLVAPGQTAGFLGRDFDPLWLGDVSQGPIAIGGLENLPELPPLRLSAREQLRASIDQHVGQLERDKAALDMNHLYRQAFELLSSPHCREAFDLSREPEALRDRYGRHRTGQACLLARRLIEAGVPLVTVVWNLSNRGQDLSPEETDAYGWDTHNDIFSALKTHLLPRFDATFSTLLEDLDARGLLETTLVVCMGEFGRAPRIAIEPGFKGTYPGRKHWASVYSAIVAGAGVRRGAVFGASDEIAGQPRSDRVGPWDMAATMFSALGIDPTGEYHDQLGRPFPITVGKPIAGLYGA, from the coding sequence ATGCTGCGCTTTTTTGGTTCGGTCAACCAATCGGGTAGCCTGGCACGACGCGAAGTGCTGCGCCTGGGAGGATTGGCGGGTCTGGCGGCGTTGCAGCCAAATCTGACCCGCGCGGCCGAAGCAGCGTCGCCGCCGCGTTGGCCGGGCTTTGGCCGAGCCAAATCGGTGCTGCTGGTTTACACCAGCGGCGGGCAAAGCCAGCTCGAAACGTGGGATCCCAAGCCCGACGCTCCCGAGGGGATTCGCAGCCAGTTCGCGCCGATTCAAACCGCGGTGCCGGGCGTGCTGTTCGGCGAGCACACGCCCCGGCTGGCGCGACTGGCCGATCGATTCACCGTGGTCCGTAGCCTGTCGCACGACGACCTGGACCACGGCTCGGCGACCTATCTGGCCCTGACCGGCCGGATGCACCGTCGCAAGTCATCGAACCCGCCCCCGTCGCCGATTGACGATCCGACCTACGGCGCGGTGTTACGCCGGGTACGGCCGAGCGATCGATTTCCCTATGACGCGGTTTATCTGAACGGCCCGGCCCAGGTGCCGGTGCTGGTCGCGCCGGGACAGACGGCGGGGTTCTTGGGACGCGACTTCGATCCGCTTTGGCTGGGGGATGTCAGCCAGGGGCCGATTGCGATCGGCGGGCTGGAAAACCTGCCCGAGCTACCACCGCTGCGCTTATCGGCGCGCGAGCAATTGCGCGCGTCGATCGATCAGCATGTTGGCCAGCTCGAGCGCGACAAGGCGGCGCTCGATATGAATCACCTGTATCGCCAGGCGTTCGAGTTGCTGTCGTCGCCCCACTGTCGCGAGGCGTTCGATCTGTCGCGCGAGCCCGAGGCGCTGCGCGATCGCTATGGCCGCCATCGGACGGGCCAGGCATGCCTGCTGGCGCGACGGTTGATCGAGGCGGGCGTACCGCTGGTCACGGTGGTCTGGAATCTGTCAAACCGCGGGCAGGATTTGTCGCCTGAGGAGACCGACGCCTATGGCTGGGATACGCACAACGACATTTTCTCGGCACTCAAGACGCATTTGCTGCCGCGCTTCGACGCTACATTCTCGACGTTGCTCGAAGATTTGGACGCGCGCGGCTTGCTGGAGACCACGCTCGTCGTATGCATGGGCGAGTTCGGCCGCGCGCCGCGAATTGCGATCGAGCCGGGCTTCAAGGGGACGTACCCGGGGCGGAAGCATTGGGCCAGCGTTTACTCGGCCATCGTCGCCGGGGCGGGCGTGCGGCGCGGGGCGGTATTTGGCGCGTCGGACGAGATCGCCGGCCAGCCGCGCAGCGATCGGGTCGGCCCGTGGGACATGGCGGCGACGATGTTCTCGGCCTTGGGGATCGACCCGACGGGCGAGTATCACGATCAACTCGGCCGGCCCTTTCCGATCACGGTCGGCAAGCCGATTGCCGGGCTGTATGGGGCGTGA
- a CDS encoding DUF3999 family protein, which translates to MQRRPCGTVACGLMTLALACFVPLAARADAPQPELWRWQYWQEIKLPEDAEGKYRDVLLPVDVFGKARIDLGDLRLYDAAGVEVPYALRVLAQVDRDDKITPRQFNQVAGPDNSREISLDLEGDTERHNQVQIETVGAEFRRRVELEGSDDGTQWRKLGAGYLVRFTRDNDKLNGDRITYPPSRFRYIRLRVFRDPETDKNKDITITTVSVHRKVAVPGELVTWEAKLGPRMPVNSNGTPASAWDITLGGDLVPCEKILVDVAEEAFVRDYTLQAKGRPDAVRPSGGSPEWEESYSPPRNARLGATYQTEAASYFRYPVSGKWQRRPGNERKAMEAKFGEEVRASQVRITVVDNANAPLTLSNVRVQAPARELVFAHTEGLKLPLRLYYGNPLANSPEYDFGRNLPEVLSPTPKRLELGAPTPNAEFRGSKPLTERWPWLVYSVLGAACGALGLVLLNLSRATIAAHDRNEPSAPAA; encoded by the coding sequence ATGCAACGCCGCCCGTGCGGAACAGTTGCTTGCGGTTTGATGACACTGGCCCTGGCGTGCTTTGTGCCCTTGGCCGCGCGGGCCGACGCGCCCCAGCCCGAGTTGTGGCGCTGGCAGTATTGGCAGGAAATCAAACTGCCGGAAGACGCCGAGGGCAAATACCGGGATGTGCTGCTCCCGGTCGACGTGTTTGGCAAGGCGCGGATCGATCTGGGGGACTTGCGGTTGTACGACGCCGCCGGGGTGGAAGTACCGTACGCCTTGCGCGTCCTGGCTCAGGTGGATCGTGACGACAAGATTACTCCGCGCCAGTTCAACCAGGTCGCCGGTCCCGACAACTCGCGCGAGATCAGCCTGGACCTGGAAGGGGACACCGAGCGGCACAATCAGGTGCAAATCGAAACCGTCGGTGCCGAGTTCCGCCGCCGCGTCGAGCTCGAAGGAAGCGACGACGGCACCCAATGGCGCAAATTGGGGGCCGGTTACCTGGTCCGCTTTACTCGCGACAACGACAAGCTGAACGGCGATCGGATCACCTACCCGCCGAGTCGGTTCCGGTACATCAGGCTCCGCGTGTTCCGCGACCCCGAGACCGACAAGAACAAGGACATCACGATCACCACGGTTTCGGTCCATCGCAAGGTGGCGGTGCCGGGCGAATTGGTGACCTGGGAAGCGAAGCTCGGCCCGCGGATGCCCGTGAATAGTAACGGCACCCCAGCCTCGGCGTGGGACATTACCCTGGGGGGCGATCTGGTGCCGTGCGAAAAGATACTGGTCGACGTGGCGGAAGAAGCGTTCGTCCGCGATTACACGCTGCAAGCCAAGGGACGCCCCGACGCGGTTCGCCCGTCAGGTGGCTCACCCGAGTGGGAAGAGTCATACAGTCCGCCGCGGAATGCCAGGCTCGGCGCAACGTATCAAACCGAAGCGGCCAGCTACTTTCGCTACCCAGTCAGCGGCAAGTGGCAGCGACGTCCTGGCAACGAGCGCAAGGCGATGGAAGCGAAGTTCGGCGAGGAAGTCCGAGCCAGTCAGGTGCGAATCACGGTCGTCGACAACGCTAACGCGCCGCTAACGCTGAGCAATGTCCGCGTCCAGGCACCGGCGCGCGAGCTGGTCTTTGCTCACACCGAAGGATTGAAATTGCCGCTCAGGCTGTACTATGGCAATCCACTGGCGAACAGCCCGGAATATGACTTTGGCCGGAACCTGCCCGAGGTCTTGTCGCCGACGCCAAAGCGATTGGAACTTGGTGCGCCGACGCCGAATGCCGAATTCCGTGGCAGCAAACCGTTGACCGAGCGCTGGCCCTGGCTGGTCTACTCGGTGCTGGGCGCGGCCTGTGGGGCACTGGGATTGGTGCTCTTGAACCTGAGCCGAGCGACGATCGCCGCGCATGATCGAAATGAACCAAGCGCCCCTGCGGCGTAA
- a CDS encoding Bax inhibitor-1/YccA family protein, with product MQSGNPTLTENVFKNFEYATPTSMTLGGTAIKTAILLGLCVLSASFVWTPSLAEFAGLALIGGTIAGLVLAIATTIKPSWAPVTAPLYALAEGAALGAISLFFNASYPGIAFQAMGLTFSVLAGLLAVYSTGLVRPTENFKLGIMAATGGIALFYLVAMVLGFFHVQIPGVFDSGWVGIGFSLFVVVIAALNLVLDFDFIQTGVEQRAPRYMEWYGAFALMVTLVWLYMEILRLLAKLRSRD from the coding sequence ATGCAATCGGGCAATCCGACACTTACCGAAAACGTCTTCAAGAACTTTGAATACGCCACGCCGACCTCGATGACCCTCGGCGGCACGGCCATCAAGACGGCCATTCTGCTGGGGCTTTGCGTCCTGTCGGCCAGCTTTGTCTGGACGCCGTCGCTCGCCGAGTTCGCCGGTCTGGCATTGATCGGCGGCACGATCGCCGGCCTGGTGCTGGCCATCGCCACCACGATCAAACCTTCGTGGGCGCCGGTGACCGCGCCGCTGTACGCCTTGGCCGAAGGGGCCGCGCTCGGCGCGATTTCGCTATTTTTCAACGCCAGCTATCCCGGCATCGCCTTCCAGGCGATGGGGCTCACGTTCAGCGTCCTGGCCGGCTTGCTGGCCGTTTACTCCACTGGCCTGGTGCGTCCGACCGAAAACTTCAAGCTGGGCATCATGGCGGCCACCGGGGGCATTGCCTTGTTCTACCTGGTGGCGATGGTCCTCGGCTTCTTCCACGTCCAGATTCCCGGCGTGTTTGACTCGGGCTGGGTCGGAATCGGCTTCTCGCTGTTCGTGGTCGTGATCGCGGCGCTAAATTTGGTGCTCGACTTCGACTTCATCCAAACCGGCGTCGAACAACGGGCGCCACGCTACATGGAATGGTACGGTGCGTTCGCCTTGATGGTCACGCTGGTTTGGCTCTACATGGAAATCCTCCGCTTGCTCGCCAAGCTGCGCAGCCGGGATTGA
- a CDS encoding cation acetate symporter: protein MKYDASLTAVLVFAVFVGLTLGLSFYFGRRTRSASSYFAAGGQIHWFVNGVAFAGDYLSAASFLGICGMIAFYGYDGFLYSIGYLAGWVVALFVVAEPLKRLGRFTFADALDAKFQSPGIKLVAGISTLVVSVFYLIPQMVGAGALVKPLLGFDHATGVCLVGAVVVLIVVTAGMVSTTYVQFLKGSLLVVFSTILTLMILNRGFNVSGDASTVSRPLMSEVLSEANIIPASGPWVGRPYVRTRDPNTGEVMVWKPATIDGVKTYIECQTITVTDDGTKLVDGKPWGHNEGERDLFPVGTVVKLPDGKTSTGPLGPIPFFSTLEKSTILLWSEDKAKVNEDDGSVTTVYHATPTSGADVLVPGNSPTFAGLRKEGFSYKLNFLSLMLALFCGTASLPHILIRYYTVKDQAAARKSTVVGIASIGFFYVLTLFIGLGAMTSGAIDVTNSNMAAPLLAKSFGELLFAVISAIAFTTVLGTVAGLIVAAAGAVVHDLLTGFFRVQMTDHEKVRVGRIGSVVVGLIAIVLGILFEKMNVTFLVGWAFSVAAGANMPSLAMLLFWRGTTRQGIIAGILVGMTTSLGWILLSADTYKDVYGLSPDAAPMPFSQPGIVTIPLGFLTVIVVSLLTRKRELAAQ, encoded by the coding sequence ATGAAGTACGACGCTTCGCTGACCGCGGTGCTGGTGTTCGCGGTCTTTGTTGGCTTGACGCTCGGGCTGAGCTTTTACTTCGGCCGCCGCACGCGCTCGGCCAGCAGCTATTTTGCCGCCGGTGGTCAAATCCACTGGTTCGTCAACGGCGTGGCGTTTGCCGGCGACTATCTTTCGGCTGCATCGTTCCTGGGCATTTGCGGGATGATCGCCTTTTATGGCTACGACGGCTTCTTGTACTCGATCGGTTACCTGGCCGGCTGGGTCGTCGCCTTGTTCGTGGTGGCCGAGCCGCTCAAGCGTCTGGGGCGGTTCACCTTTGCCGACGCGCTCGACGCCAAGTTCCAATCGCCGGGCATCAAGCTCGTCGCCGGCATCAGCACGCTGGTCGTGAGCGTGTTCTATCTGATTCCGCAAATGGTCGGCGCCGGGGCGCTGGTCAAACCGCTGTTGGGGTTCGACCACGCCACGGGGGTCTGTCTGGTGGGGGCCGTCGTGGTGTTGATTGTCGTCACGGCCGGCATGGTTTCGACGACGTACGTGCAGTTCCTGAAAGGCTCGCTGCTGGTCGTGTTCAGCACGATCTTGACACTGATGATCCTGAACCGCGGGTTCAACGTCTCGGGCGATGCAAGCACAGTTTCTCGACCGCTCATGTCAGAAGTTCTGAGCGAAGCGAATATCATCCCGGCCAGCGGGCCGTGGGTCGGCCGGCCTTACGTGCGCACGCGCGATCCCAACACAGGCGAGGTCATGGTGTGGAAGCCGGCGACCATCGACGGCGTCAAGACGTACATCGAATGCCAGACGATCACCGTCACCGACGATGGTACAAAACTTGTCGATGGCAAGCCTTGGGGACACAACGAAGGGGAACGCGACCTGTTTCCCGTCGGCACCGTGGTAAAACTGCCCGACGGAAAGACGTCGACGGGTCCGTTGGGGCCAATTCCTTTCTTCAGCACGCTCGAAAAGAGCACGATCCTCCTCTGGTCCGAAGACAAGGCCAAGGTCAATGAAGATGATGGCTCGGTCACGACGGTTTACCATGCGACGCCGACGTCAGGGGCCGACGTCCTCGTGCCCGGCAACAGCCCCACGTTCGCCGGCCTTCGCAAGGAAGGGTTCTCGTACAAGCTGAACTTCTTGTCGCTAATGCTGGCTCTATTCTGTGGCACGGCCTCGTTGCCCCACATCCTCATTCGTTATTACACGGTGAAAGATCAAGCCGCCGCCCGTAAAAGCACGGTGGTCGGAATCGCCAGCATCGGGTTCTTTTACGTGCTGACGTTGTTTATCGGCCTGGGGGCCATGACCAGCGGGGCGATCGACGTGACCAATTCAAACATGGCCGCGCCGCTGTTGGCCAAGTCATTCGGCGAGCTCCTATTCGCGGTCATCTCGGCCATCGCCTTTACGACGGTGCTGGGGACGGTGGCCGGCTTGATCGTCGCCGCCGCCGGGGCGGTGGTCCATGATTTGCTCACCGGGTTTTTCCGCGTACAGATGACCGATCACGAAAAGGTCCGCGTCGGCCGCATTGGCTCGGTGGTCGTCGGCCTGATCGCGATCGTGCTGGGCATTCTGTTCGAGAAAATGAACGTCACGTTCCTGGTCGGCTGGGCGTTTAGCGTGGCGGCCGGCGCGAACATGCCGTCGCTGGCCATGCTGCTGTTCTGGCGAGGCACGACGCGCCAGGGAATCATCGCCGGCATCCTGGTCGGCATGACGACTTCGCTGGGGTGGATTCTCTTGAGCGCCGACACTTACAAGGACGTCTATGGCCTGTCCCCCGACGCCGCGCCGATGCCGTTCAGCCAGCCGGGCATCGTCACGATTCCGCTCGGGTTCCTGACCGTGATTGTCGTCTCGCTGCTGACGCGCAAGCGCGAACTGGCGGCGCAGTAA
- a CDS encoding DUF485 domain-containing protein, with the protein MVGMDHGPSESVETETAEMAARNARRGMVLFLVYLAFYATYVVLVAFQPDVMRQQPLAGINTAILYGFGLIVAALLLALVYGWLCRAPRGAVAQSTNDSTRTGNEQ; encoded by the coding sequence ATGGTCGGAATGGATCACGGGCCGAGTGAATCGGTCGAAACCGAAACTGCCGAGATGGCCGCGCGCAACGCCCGGCGCGGCATGGTTCTGTTCCTGGTCTACCTGGCGTTTTACGCCACGTACGTCGTGCTGGTCGCCTTCCAGCCCGACGTGATGCGGCAACAACCGCTGGCCGGGATCAACACGGCCATTCTCTACGGCTTTGGCCTGATCGTGGCGGCACTCCTGCTGGCACTGGTCTATGGCTGGCTCTGCCGCGCGCCGCGAGGGGCCGTGGCGCAATCGACGAACGATTCGACCCGAACGGGGAACGAACAGTAA